Proteins from a single region of Aminivibrio sp.:
- a CDS encoding FmdE family protein: MDMNDFSFPEELKPLVDFHGHFCPGVLIGWRASKLALKLLGMSRDRDEEMVAIAENDACGVDAVQFILGCTFGKGNLHFRDYGKQAFTVFRRSDGRGVRLVLNAPERELTREESARRLLEKPDEALFTVGEPKEPMPEKAVIRKSGVCALCGERAMETRLLELSDGRTVCIPCSGA, from the coding sequence ATGGATATGAATGATTTTTCCTTTCCAGAAGAACTGAAACCCCTGGTGGACTTTCACGGCCATTTCTGTCCCGGCGTGCTTATCGGGTGGAGGGCGTCGAAACTTGCCCTGAAGCTTCTCGGTATGTCCCGCGACCGGGACGAGGAGATGGTGGCCATTGCGGAGAACGATGCCTGCGGCGTTGATGCGGTGCAGTTCATCCTCGGGTGTACCTTCGGCAAGGGAAACCTTCATTTCCGGGATTACGGCAAGCAGGCCTTCACCGTTTTCAGACGCTCCGACGGCAGGGGGGTCCGGCTCGTCCTCAACGCCCCTGAACGGGAGCTCACAAGGGAAGAGTCGGCCAGGCGCCTTCTGGAGAAACCCGACGAGGCACTGTTCACCGTGGGGGAACCGAAAGAACCCATGCCCGAAAAAGCGGTGATCAGAAAGTCCGGAGTATGCGCCCTCTGCGGCGAGAGAGCAATGGAGACAAGGCTCCTGGAGCTTTCAGACGGCCGCACCGTATGCATACCCTGTTCCGGGGCGTGA
- a CDS encoding peptidoglycan DD-metalloendopeptidase family protein gives MLFPRRFAFLSVFSVFFSVLAAFPFSPAASANSLPWVEHSVRSGESVAFIAGRYGVSPKTVERANELAVREDGVLPGEKLLVPRKDSDLLATLAEHRARQRGETIVPLIRIEEPLPPPAPPKKAESALADGIEPLIRPLGGRVSSPFGKRRGRLHDGIDIPARPGTPVVAIRSGRVVFSGVIRGFGNTVTIDHGNGFVTRYSHNSANLVKKGTWVRRGQPVAKVGKTGRTTCNHLHFSVLVNGKPVNPEKYLPK, from the coding sequence GTGCTTTTTCCCCGGCGTTTCGCTTTCTTGTCCGTATTCTCAGTCTTTTTTTCCGTTCTTGCGGCTTTTCCCTTTTCTCCGGCCGCTTCGGCCAATTCCCTTCCATGGGTGGAACATTCAGTTCGCAGCGGCGAATCCGTTGCCTTCATCGCCGGGAGATACGGCGTCTCCCCCAAAACCGTCGAGCGGGCCAACGAACTGGCCGTCCGGGAGGATGGCGTCCTCCCGGGAGAGAAACTCCTCGTTCCCAGGAAGGATTCGGACCTCCTGGCCACACTGGCGGAGCACAGGGCCCGGCAGAGAGGTGAAACCATCGTTCCCCTGATCCGCATCGAGGAACCCCTTCCTCCACCGGCTCCGCCGAAAAAAGCGGAATCGGCCCTTGCCGACGGAATCGAGCCCCTTATCAGGCCCCTTGGGGGGCGGGTTTCCTCGCCCTTCGGGAAGAGAAGAGGAAGGCTCCACGACGGTATCGACATCCCCGCCCGGCCGGGGACTCCCGTTGTGGCTATCCGGTCGGGAAGGGTCGTTTTTTCCGGTGTCATCCGCGGTTTCGGGAACACAGTCACCATCGATCACGGCAACGGGTTCGTCACCCGGTACAGCCACAACAGCGCGAACCTGGTGAAAAAGGGAACCTGGGTCCGGCGCGGACAGCCCGTCGCCAAGGTCGGTAAGACCGGGCGGACAACCTGCAATCATCTTCATTTCAGCGTTCTTGTGAACGGCAAGC